Proteins encoded together in one Alkalihalobacillus sp. TS-13 window:
- a CDS encoding S4 domain-containing protein translates to MQKVQLNWKLQETKDNTVERHCSNCGKTVRFTDTMIRRHNANGKNIYRFAIYKCDKNHTWNKKLEIYQAYTDHARVVEEQQEQPGQLTAITIKDYQIIGIDKIMIKLSDVQGRFRLDKIIADQIKDWSRTEVTKRILEGKIRINDEPAKPSSRLKTADEIRIEL, encoded by the coding sequence ATGCAGAAAGTCCAATTGAACTGGAAGCTTCAAGAAACGAAGGACAATACCGTCGAAAGACATTGCAGCAATTGCGGCAAGACTGTCCGGTTCACGGATACGATGATCCGCAGGCACAACGCAAACGGAAAGAACATCTACCGATTCGCCATATACAAGTGTGATAAGAACCACACCTGGAACAAAAAGCTCGAAATCTATCAAGCTTATACCGATCACGCGAGAGTGGTGGAGGAGCAGCAAGAACAACCGGGCCAGCTCACAGCCATCACTATAAAAGACTACCAAATAATCGGTATTGATAAAATCATGATAAAGCTCTCAGACGTACAAGGAAGGTTCCGCCTCGATAAAATCATTGCCGATCAAATCAAGGACTGGAGCCGAACCGAAGTCACAAAAAGGATTCTGGAAGGAAAGATCCGAATCAATGATGAGCCAGCCAAGCCCTCATCCAGACTGAAAACAGCGGATGAAATAAGAATCGAACTATAA
- a CDS encoding PH domain-containing protein — protein MQVTTQQIKQMLKEDEQLLATRRCSLLTYIFTFTPRPGVLAATTERLMFVGDYLIQPGELVETYDYTTIQKFRLKRGLFYPRFSLKVKGDQVQFKYLSDSQPQAFIELVNAQRKHVR, from the coding sequence ATGCAAGTGACGACACAGCAGATCAAACAGATGTTAAAAGAAGATGAGCAGCTTCTAGCGACAAGACGTTGCTCTTTACTCACCTATATATTCACGTTCACACCTAGACCAGGGGTGCTTGCTGCAACAACTGAACGGTTGATGTTCGTTGGCGATTATCTGATTCAGCCTGGTGAACTGGTTGAAACCTACGATTATACAACGATACAAAAGTTCCGACTCAAAAGGGGGCTTTTCTACCCACGCTTCTCCTTGAAGGTGAAAGGCGACCAGGTCCAGTTCAAATATCTATCAGACAGCCAACCTCAGGCTTTCATCGAATTGGTAAACGCGCAGCGGAAGCATGTGAGATAA
- the ggt gene encoding gamma-glutamyltransferase — protein MSKLYWKKFTYALLAVLLLFSLAPASGVAKKDNPDELKEYDVGTHGMVSTSHTLASKVGADVLKKGGNAMDAAIAIQFALNVVEPMMSGIGGGGFMMVYDAEADDITIINSRERAPAGATPDMFLDENGNIIPFGERSRHGNAVGVPGTLKGLETAHEKWGTRPMQQLITPAIHLADKGFAIDDYLARMIASNEDKLSATAAKEVFLPDGKPLEAGEWLQQKDLAKTLKLIRAHGTDAFYNGEIGQALAEVVQDFGGSMTTEDLANYDVTEDEPVYGDYKNYEIASMPPPSSGGLTLLQMLKLLEGFDIGQYGENSVEKYHLLSEAMKVSYADRAAYIGDPEYVDVPMRGMLHPDYIEERRALIDLEEANQNVEAGDPWQYEDADPTMDVVEQADDKEMGETTHFTVADKWGNVVSYTTTIEQVFGTGIMVPGYGLMLNNEITDFDARPGGANEVQPNKRPMSSMTPTMVLEDGKPVLTLGSPGGPRIIVSVLQVFLNLVEYDMGLKEAIEAPRIYNSHTSAMNWEEGIPSEVRSELASMGHNIGSQLTIGNVQSIQIDYDKGLFYGASDSRRIGAAIGINKPGKGHSK, from the coding sequence ATGTCAAAGTTGTACTGGAAGAAGTTCACGTACGCATTATTGGCTGTTCTGTTGTTATTCTCACTGGCTCCAGCTTCTGGGGTTGCAAAAAAAGACAATCCTGATGAATTGAAAGAATATGATGTCGGAACCCACGGGATGGTATCCACCTCACATACGCTGGCCTCAAAAGTCGGAGCTGACGTATTGAAAAAAGGTGGGAACGCAATGGATGCGGCGATCGCGATCCAGTTTGCCTTGAACGTTGTGGAACCGATGATGTCTGGGATCGGTGGCGGCGGCTTCATGATGGTCTATGACGCTGAAGCGGATGACATCACGATCATCAACAGCCGTGAACGAGCACCAGCAGGAGCAACACCTGACATGTTCCTTGACGAAAACGGAAACATCATCCCATTCGGAGAACGCTCGAGACACGGTAATGCGGTTGGCGTGCCTGGTACATTGAAAGGTTTGGAAACCGCTCATGAAAAATGGGGGACAAGACCGATGCAGCAATTGATCACCCCGGCGATCCACCTTGCGGATAAAGGTTTTGCTATCGATGATTATCTAGCACGTATGATTGCCTCGAATGAGGACAAGCTCTCTGCCACTGCTGCCAAAGAAGTCTTTTTACCAGATGGAAAACCTCTTGAAGCAGGCGAATGGCTTCAGCAAAAAGACCTTGCGAAAACATTGAAGCTGATCCGTGCTCATGGAACAGATGCTTTTTATAACGGGGAAATTGGGCAGGCTCTTGCTGAGGTTGTGCAGGATTTCGGTGGAAGCATGACGACAGAAGATCTTGCAAACTATGATGTGACAGAAGATGAACCGGTTTACGGAGATTATAAAAATTACGAGATTGCAAGTATGCCTCCCCCAAGCTCAGGTGGTTTGACGCTCTTGCAAATGCTTAAGCTGTTAGAAGGCTTCGATATCGGCCAATACGGTGAAAATTCCGTGGAAAAATATCACCTGTTATCAGAGGCGATGAAGGTCAGTTACGCCGACCGGGCAGCGTATATCGGGGATCCGGAGTACGTCGACGTACCGATGCGCGGTATGCTCCATCCTGATTATATCGAGGAGAGACGGGCGCTGATCGATCTGGAAGAAGCGAACCAGAATGTCGAAGCGGGCGATCCATGGCAATATGAAGATGCAGACCCAACAATGGATGTCGTCGAGCAAGCGGATGATAAGGAGATGGGTGAGACGACCCACTTTACTGTCGCAGACAAATGGGGCAATGTCGTTTCCTATACGACAACAATTGAGCAGGTTTTCGGTACAGGAATCATGGTCCCTGGTTACGGTTTGATGCTGAATAATGAAATCACGGACTTTGATGCGCGTCCAGGTGGAGCGAATGAAGTGCAGCCGAACAAACGACCGATGAGCAGCATGACACCAACGATGGTACTTGAAGACGGCAAACCGGTCTTGACGCTCGGCTCGCCTGGTGGACCACGGATCATCGTTTCCGTCCTGCAAGTGTTCCTGAACCTGGTCGAGTATGACATGGGACTGAAAGAAGCGATCGAGGCACCGAGGATCTACAACTCGCACACTTCGGCCATGAACTGGGAAGAAGGCATTCCGTCCGAAGTACGCTCCGAACTAGCTTCGATGGGACATAATATCGGATCCCAGCTGACGATCGGAAACGTCCAGAGTATCCAGATCGATTATGACAAAGGCTTATTCTATGGCGCCTCAGACTCAAGACGGATTGGAGCCGCTATCGGAATAAACAAACCAGGAAAAGGTCATTCAAAATAA
- a CDS encoding flavodoxin family protein — MSTLHTLILNCSLKTKENISHTQALTNYSLEILQDHDVSFEMLWLADYNIGYSTNDEPGLEDDWPQIFEKVKAADIVIFATPLWIEEKSSIAALVIERLYAESDNTIENGPALFYNKVGGVLITGNEIGAKPAAQSILYALSHIGFTIPPNGDSYCICNDCRSPVEATAIKKMSNNLVYFAGLLKDYPIPAEESPLEQI, encoded by the coding sequence ATGTCAACTCTACATACCTTAATCTTAAACTGTTCCCTAAAAACAAAAGAAAACATCTCCCATACACAAGCATTGACCAATTATTCACTTGAAATCTTGCAGGATCACGACGTCTCTTTTGAAATGCTATGGCTTGCGGATTATAATATCGGCTATTCGACGAACGATGAACCTGGACTCGAAGACGATTGGCCACAGATTTTTGAAAAAGTGAAGGCAGCAGACATCGTCATTTTCGCGACTCCATTATGGATTGAAGAAAAGAGCAGTATTGCTGCACTTGTCATCGAACGGCTTTACGCAGAAAGCGACAACACGATCGAAAACGGACCGGCACTTTTCTACAACAAGGTAGGCGGTGTGCTCATCACAGGAAACGAAATCGGTGCAAAACCTGCTGCCCAGTCGATCCTGTATGCACTCTCCCACATCGGCTTTACAATCCCACCGAACGGAGACTCGTACTGTATTTGCAACGATTGTAGATCTCCGGTTGAAGCAACCGCGATTAAAAAGATGAGCAACAACCTCGTGTACTTCGCTGGGTTGTTAAAAGACTATCCGATTCCGGCTGAAGAAAGTCCGCTCGAGCAAATTTAG
- a CDS encoding DUF4179 domain-containing protein, whose protein sequence is MRNLEEKLKENGENIPSMKAPKGLEDRLRNRLEMEPPKTPKRWKRPSLIAASLIFILLFTYQFDTMAYYGKKILGFDHVLTDSLSDLNEQGKGQVIDKSAELPNGIQVTVDGLMLDENRLIVMYTVFDPRKNIEHKFSDFNIRMESFFGQIIETSGFGTVNEDNTKMSFVQSFEPPNPFVKNIDFHFGMDQEKSQAATISFELDRSKALMTKYNLRMKETLKTDTATYEFEKLTATPTQTVIKGKIKVKNKKVWNEMGMGHLAFQYILKADDKIIRPQGSGMTSSLGGYTFDLEFDPLPEEVENLTLILERDLKIHDSNEKINLGEKSIQLAGEKVTIGEVNVKEGKTEVILNTPKHFSVLEAKLEGEGSSASLNTSYDKSFDKTEDGLEKQHVLVFDGKITKAEMLTITKYVTAEPSDKAIQISGR, encoded by the coding sequence ATGAGAAACCTGGAAGAGAAACTAAAGGAAAACGGAGAAAACATTCCATCTATGAAAGCGCCGAAGGGTCTTGAAGATCGACTCAGAAATAGACTCGAGATGGAGCCTCCGAAAACGCCAAAACGCTGGAAGCGGCCTTCTCTCATCGCTGCCTCGCTCATATTCATTCTCCTATTTACCTATCAATTTGACACGATGGCCTACTATGGTAAGAAAATTCTCGGATTCGACCACGTGCTGACCGATTCCCTGAGTGACCTGAATGAACAAGGAAAGGGCCAAGTAATTGATAAAAGTGCTGAGCTTCCCAATGGCATTCAAGTCACTGTCGACGGACTCATGCTCGATGAGAATCGACTGATCGTCATGTACACCGTTTTTGACCCGAGAAAAAATATAGAACACAAGTTTTCGGATTTTAACATAAGAATGGAAAGTTTCTTTGGACAGATTATTGAGACATCAGGATTTGGTACAGTGAATGAGGACAATACGAAGATGTCATTCGTCCAGTCCTTTGAACCCCCGAATCCGTTTGTGAAAAATATAGATTTCCACTTCGGAATGGATCAAGAAAAGTCTCAAGCTGCGACGATTTCGTTCGAGCTGGACCGTTCAAAAGCTTTGATGACGAAATACAACCTGAGAATGAAGGAGACACTGAAGACAGATACAGCGACCTATGAATTCGAAAAGTTGACGGCGACCCCAACACAAACAGTCATCAAAGGTAAAATTAAAGTAAAGAACAAAAAAGTATGGAATGAAATGGGGATGGGCCACCTGGCATTTCAATATATTTTGAAGGCAGATGATAAAATAATTCGCCCACAAGGATCCGGAATGACGTCCAGCCTTGGCGGATACACGTTTGACTTGGAGTTTGATCCGCTGCCTGAAGAGGTTGAAAACTTGACTCTCATACTTGAAAGAGACTTAAAGATTCACGACTCGAATGAAAAGATCAATCTTGGTGAGAAAAGCATCCAATTAGCAGGCGAAAAGGTCACAATTGGAGAGGTCAATGTAAAAGAAGGAAAGACAGAAGTGATCTTGAACACGCCTAAACACTTCAGTGTCCTTGAAGCAAAGCTTGAGGGGGAAGGGAGTTCAGCATCTCTTAATACATCCTATGACAAATCGTTCGATAAAACGGAAGACGGTTTGGAAAAGCAGCACGTGCTCGTTTTCGATGGCAAAATAACGAAAGCTGAAATGTTGACGATCACCAAATACGTTACAGCAGAACCATCCGACAAAGCCATTCAAATCTCAGGCCGATAA